GCCGGTAAGCGGAATCACGGCGGCGCCCAGCGTGCCGGCGATCGACACGCCCACATAAGTCGCCGACGTGTTGAGGCCGACCAGCACCGCGGTCATCGGCGGATTCAGGCTGGCGAGGCGAAACTGTTGCGGCACCAGGACGCCCCACGCACACGCGCCCCAGATCGTCACCGCGATAGCCGCGCTCCAGAGGTGCGCGCTGGTGATCGGCATGGTGAAGACGACGACCGCGACGATGGCCAGCTTGATCAATACGACCTTGTGCGAACCGATCCGGTCGAGAATGCGTCCGGTCACCAGGTTCGAGAACGTTCCCGCCAGCCCCCACAGCACCAGCAACGCGCCCAGCGCCGTGGGGCTGTGGCCGGTCGCACGGTCGAACACGACAGAGAAGTAGCTGAAGATGATGAAGGTGCCGATCTGAGCCAGCACGGTCGTGGTGAGCGTCAGGCCGACGCGCGCATCGGTCAGCGGCGACAGACGCGCGCGCAGCGAGACGGCCGGCGGCAGCGGCACTTCGGGCATGAATGCGAGGATGCCGACGAATGCCGCCGCTCCGAGCGCGGCGACCAGCACCAGCGTCCAGTGCCAGCCCGCGAGACCGCCGATGACCGCGCCGATCGGCGAGCCGAGCGCGGTCGCGGTGGTCAGGCCCGCCACGATGATGGACAACGCGTAGCCACGCCGTTCCGGCGGCACCAGCGCCGCGCCGGTGCCGCTGGCGGTCGGTGAGAACATCGCAGCGCCGAGGCCCGCCAGCGCGCGCGTAGCCAAGGCGATGCCCAGGTTCGGCGCCACGATGGTGCCGAGATTGGCAATCACGAACAGGCCGATACCGCTCAGAAGCAAACGCTTACGCCCGACGTTCGCCGCAAACGCCGCGATGGTCGGACCCAGCAGTGCGTAGCTCAGCGCATAGACGCTGATCAACTGACCCGCTGCACCGATGCTCACGCCAAACGAATGAGCAATTTCAGGCAGGATGCCCGCGAAGACGAAGCTATCGGTCCCCAGCGCGAACATGCCGAGTGCCAGTGTTAATAGACGACGATCCATTTCAACGTCTCCCGAAGGGTAGAGATGCAAATGCGTTGCGTGACGAAACTATAGGGAAGCCAGCCGGAGCGCACTACCGGGTGGAAGTGGGAAGCTGTTCCCCGTAAAACGGTGAAGCGCAGGGGCGCTAGTTCTTCTGCGCCACCTGCTGCTGCGGCGCATCCCAGCCGCCTCCCAGCGCGCGGAAGGTCCGCACGGCGGCGCGTGCGGCGTCCGCTTTCGTCGCATGGAGATCGTCGCGGGCGACGAGCAGTTGCCGGTCGGCGTCGAGCACGTCGGTGAGCGTGATCGAACCCGCGCGATACGCCTTCTCCGAAAGGTCGCGCGCCCGCGTCAATGCATCGACTTCCTGCTGAACTTCCTGAGCGCGAATCTCGGTCTGCGAGAGCGCCATGAACGCGTCTTCGACGTCTTCGGTCGCCTTGAGCGCCGCTTCGCGATACTGCGCGAGCGCCTCCGCATACGCGCCGCGCGCGTTCTTCACCTCGGCGTCCACCTTGCCGAAGTCGAACAGACGCCATCGCAGCACTCCCGTGCCGACCGCCTGGAACGCCTTCGCGCTCAGGAAGTGACTGGCCGAGAGGCTGTCGAAACCCAGCGCGCCGGCAAGCGAAATCTTCGGGTAGTACTCGGCGAGCGCCACGCCGATACCTTCACTGGACGCCGCCAGATGCCGCTCCGCCGCGATGATGTCGGGCCGCCGCCGCAATACGTCGACGGGCGTATCGCCGCTGCTGATCGCCGGCACGTCCGGAATCGCGCCGGCATGCGTGCCGAGTTCCGCCGCATAGGTGCCGGGCTGCGCGCCCAACAGCACATCGAGCCGATTCGATTGCGCTTCGAGCGACACCCGCAAGCTCGGCACGGCGGCACGCGCCTGACGCAACGACGCTTCGGCCTGAGCCACTTCGCGTTCGTCGGACGCGCCTGCCCGCTTGCGCGCTTTCACGAGTTCCAGCAGTCGCGCGTCCGTGTCCACCTGATCCTGCGTGACGGCCAGTTGCGCCTGCAGACCGCGGATTTGCAGATAGGCGTCGGCGGCGTCGGCGGCGACGGTGACGCGGGTTCCGAGTTGCGCGGCCTCGGCGGCCTGTTCTTCGTCGCTGGCGGCCGTATGTGCGCGTCTGAGGCCGCCGGCCAGATCGATCTCCCAGCTTGCGGTCGCGCCCGCAACGTATTGCTTCTGATCGCGGCTGTAGTTCGGAAACGCACTCGCGAGCGCGCCGAGCGGACTCTGCACGCTCTGGTGTTCGGCCGAATACGACGCGTTGGCATCGACCGTCGGAAGCAACTGCGCGCCTGCCGCCTGGGCTGCCGCACGCGACTGTGCGACGCGCGCGATCGCCGCCTGAATGCTCAGGTTCTGAGCCAGCGCGCGTTGCACCACGGTGACCAGTTCCGGATCGTCGAACCCGGTCCACCAGCTGTCGAGGCTGGGCGCGGGCAGTGTGGTTTGCCGCTCGGCCACCTGCTGCGCGTTATGAAACGGCGCCATCCGCGTTTCAGGCGCGACGTAGTTCGGGCCAACCGCGCACGCCGCGAGGAAAGCGCTGACGAACAGAGCGCCCGCAACCGCTTTCGACGTTCTGGACAAGAGCTTGATCATTTCGCTTCTCCACTGCTGAGTTTGCGCGGCAAGGCGCGGATGTCCCGGACACCGAGCTTGCGAACGAAGGCATAGAACGCCGGCGTGAAAGCAAGGCCGAAGAGCGTCACGCCGAGCATGCCGAAGAACACTGTCGTTCCGAGCGACTGCCGCATCTCCGAGCCCGCTCCGGCGGCGATGGCAAGTGGCGCCACGCCTGCGATGAAGGCGAACGACGTCATCAGGATCGGACGCAGCCGCACGTGGGCCGCGTGCGTGGCGGCGTCCTCCGCGTCGACGCCGTCTTCGTCCTGACGCTGCTTGGCGAACTCCACGATCAGAATCGCGTTCTTGGCGGCCAGCCCCACGAGCACCACGAAGCCGATCTGCGCAAGGATGTCGATCGGCATGCCCCGCACGTTCAGGCCGATCGCCGCCGCGAGCAGACACATCGGCACGATCAGCACGATCGCGAGCGGCGTCTTCCAGCTTTCATATTGCGCAGCCAGCACGAGGAACACGAACAGCGCTGATGCGGCAAAGATCACGAGCGGCGACATGGTCTGCTCTTTTTGCTGATGAGCGAGGTCGGTCCATTCGTAGGCGATGCCGTTCGGAAGCACTTGCTGGGCGAGTTCTTCCATGCGTTCGATCGCATCGCCGGAAGAAAGACCGGGGCCTGCCGCGCCCATGATTTCCGCCGCGGGATACATGTTGTAGCGCGGCACGCGGTACGGCTGCGTGTCGTTGCGGAACGTCGCCACGCTGCTGATCGGCACCATGTCGCCCGACGTATTGCGCACCTTGAGCCTGCCGATATCCTGCGGTGTCCGGCGGAATGCTTCATCTGCCTGAACCCGCACTTGATAGGTGCGTCCCATGAAGTTGAAGTCGTTGACGTATTGCGAGCCGAGGTAAAGCTCCATCGTCGAAAACACGTCTGTCGGCGTGAGGCCGATCTTTTCCGCCTTCAGGCGATCGACGTCCGCATAGACCGACGGGGCGCCCGCGTTGTACAGCGTGAAGACGCCGCCAAAGGTCTTGTCCTTGTTGGCTGCCGCCACGAGTGCGTGAGCCGCTTCGGCAAGCGCTTGCGGACCGAGCCCGCCGCGATCTTCGAGCATCAGCTTGAAGCCGCCCGCCGCACCGAGCCCTTGCACGGGCGGCGGATTCACCACCACGACGACCGCGTCCTTGATCCCGGCCACGCGCTTGCGCAGTTCGACCAGCATCGAGGCCGCATTGACGCCGGGCACGTGCTTGCCGTACAGCGAAGGCAGTCCGTAGAACAGCGTCCCCACATTGGGCGCGATGGTGCCTGTCGTGACGTCGAAGCCGGATACGGGGGACGTGTGCGTGACGCCTTTGAGCTTGGGGGTGTCGAGCACGATGTCGTTGACCTCGCGAATCACCTTGTCGGTGCGCTCGAGACTGGAGCCGGGCGGAAGGAACGCGATCACCGCCTGATAGCCGATGTCCTGTTCAGGAATGAATCCCGTTGGCATTTTCGACATCTGCAGCCCGGTTGCCGCGATCAGGCCGGCATAGACGAGCAGCATCACGGTCGTCGCGCGCACGGCGCGGCCAGTCATCTTTCCGTACTTCGACGACAGCCATTCGAACGACGCGTTGAAGCGGCCGAAGATCGCATGATGCAGGCGGCCCAGCGCAGTGGTTCCGCCGTGCGTCTTCTCCATGTCGTGCGGCTTGAGCAGCACCGCGCAGAGCGCGGGGCTGAGCGTGAGAGACACGAAGCACGAAATGACCGTGGACGCGGCGATCGTGATCGCGAACTGCTTGAAGAACAGGCCGGAGATGCCGGACATCAGCGCGGTCGGTCCGAACACCGCACACAGCGTGAGCGCGATCGCGATGATGGCGGTCGAGACTTCGTTCATCGTCCGATGCGCGGCCTCGCGTGGCGTCATGCCGAGCGCCATGTTGCGCTCCACGTTCTCGACCACCACGATGGCGTCGTCGACGACGATCCCGACCGCCAGCACCAGCCCGAACAGCGACAGGTTATTGATCGAAGCGCCAAATATCGACAGGGTCGCGAAGGTTCCGACCAG
The Caballeronia sp. NK8 genome window above contains:
- a CDS encoding efflux transporter outer membrane subunit, with product MIKLLSRTSKAVAGALFVSAFLAACAVGPNYVAPETRMAPFHNAQQVAERQTTLPAPSLDSWWTGFDDPELVTVVQRALAQNLSIQAAIARVAQSRAAAQAAGAQLLPTVDANASYSAEHQSVQSPLGALASAFPNYSRDQKQYVAGATASWEIDLAGGLRRAHTAASDEEQAAEAAQLGTRVTVAADAADAYLQIRGLQAQLAVTQDQVDTDARLLELVKARKRAGASDEREVAQAEASLRQARAAVPSLRVSLEAQSNRLDVLLGAQPGTYAAELGTHAGAIPDVPAISSGDTPVDVLRRRPDIIAAERHLAASSEGIGVALAEYYPKISLAGALGFDSLSASHFLSAKAFQAVGTGVLRWRLFDFGKVDAEVKNARGAYAEALAQYREAALKATEDVEDAFMALSQTEIRAQEVQQEVDALTRARDLSEKAYRAGSITLTDVLDADRQLLVARDDLHATKADAARAAVRTFRALGGGWDAPQQQVAQKN
- a CDS encoding efflux RND transporter permease subunit, whose protein sequence is MKLTHFFIEHPRFAAVLNIFVVLIGLATMIKLPVAQYPNIVPTTIQITTSYPGASADTIARTVATPLEQSINGVENMDYISSQSTGNGQLTITVIFKVGTNPDTALLLTRSRVEDTLSRLPADVQLQGVQVKKTIQALLLGVHVYSPDGSRSPEYLSNYMLKVRDQIARLPGVSDFQLFGERQYAMRIWIDPDKAASYKISAGEILAALRAQNAAVSAGVLNQPPVSNHGTGAYQINVEALGRLSTPEQFGDVVVKSDTQGHVTRIRDIGHVELGSVDYGSKAYADRYAATPWFVIATPDANVVQVEHDVWARMAELKKSFPPGVDYIKIYDPTTFVSQSIHEVAKTILIAILLVVGVVYLFLQNWRATIIPVVAIPVSLVGTFATLSIFGASINNLSLFGLVLAVGIVVDDAIVVVENVERNMALGMTPREAAHRTMNEVSTAIIAIALTLCAVFGPTALMSGISGLFFKQFAITIAASTVISCFVSLTLSPALCAVLLKPHDMEKTHGGTTALGRLHHAIFGRFNASFEWLSSKYGKMTGRAVRATTVMLLVYAGLIAATGLQMSKMPTGFIPEQDIGYQAVIAFLPPGSSLERTDKVIREVNDIVLDTPKLKGVTHTSPVSGFDVTTGTIAPNVGTLFYGLPSLYGKHVPGVNAASMLVELRKRVAGIKDAVVVVVNPPPVQGLGAAGGFKLMLEDRGGLGPQALAEAAHALVAAANKDKTFGGVFTLYNAGAPSVYADVDRLKAEKIGLTPTDVFSTMELYLGSQYVNDFNFMGRTYQVRVQADEAFRRTPQDIGRLKVRNTSGDMVPISSVATFRNDTQPYRVPRYNMYPAAEIMGAAGPGLSSGDAIERMEELAQQVLPNGIAYEWTDLAHQQKEQTMSPLVIFAASALFVFLVLAAQYESWKTPLAIVLIVPMCLLAAAIGLNVRGMPIDILAQIGFVVLVGLAAKNAILIVEFAKQRQDEDGVDAEDAATHAAHVRLRPILMTSFAFIAGVAPLAIAAGAGSEMRQSLGTTVFFGMLGVTLFGLAFTPAFYAFVRKLGVRDIRALPRKLSSGEAK
- a CDS encoding MFS transporter, giving the protein MDRRLLTLALGMFALGTDSFVFAGILPEIAHSFGVSIGAAGQLISVYALSYALLGPTIAAFAANVGRKRLLLSGIGLFVIANLGTIVAPNLGIALATRALAGLGAAMFSPTASGTGAALVPPERRGYALSIIVAGLTTATALGSPIGAVIGGLAGWHWTLVLVAALGAAAFVGILAFMPEVPLPPAVSLRARLSPLTDARVGLTLTTTVLAQIGTFIIFSYFSVVFDRATGHSPTALGALLVLWGLAGTFSNLVTGRILDRIGSHKVVLIKLAIVAVVVFTMPITSAHLWSAAIAVTIWGACAWGVLVPQQFRLASLNPPMTAVLVGLNTSATYVGVSIAGTLGAAVIPLTGSHNLGYLAAVPVVIAILVSGLATRRIASFAGTKSAVAA